The proteins below come from a single Candidatus Edwardsbacteria bacterium genomic window:
- a CDS encoding cyclic nucleotide-binding domain-containing protein, giving the protein MTNIVDILKGNNLFSALTPEELERISRLIFVRAYRAGRTLFFEGTPGEVMYLIHSGKVGIYKTVKDKDELLLATLGPGSYFGEMSLLDSQPRSATARIAEDGELVVITKKVFEQMLETDPRITSKLLITLVKVALHRLRTTDEKFKDQNN; this is encoded by the coding sequence ATGACTAATATTGTTGACATACTTAAAGGTAACAACCTGTTCAGCGCCCTTACCCCTGAGGAGTTGGAGAGGATATCCCGGCTGATCTTCGTAAGGGCCTACCGGGCCGGCAGAACCCTGTTTTTTGAGGGCACTCCGGGGGAGGTAATGTACCTGATCCATTCCGGCAAGGTCGGGATATACAAGACCGTAAAAGATAAGGACGAACTGTTGCTGGCCACCCTTGGCCCCGGCAGTTATTTCGGGGAGATGTCGCTGCTGGATTCCCAGCCCCGTTCAGCCACCGCCAGAATAGCCGAGGACGGAGAGTTGGTGGTAATCACCAAGAAGGTCTTTGAACAGATGCTGGAAACCGACCCCAGGATAACGTCAAAACTCCTGATCACCCTGGTAAAGGTGGCATTGCATCGCTTAAGGACGACAGACGAAAAATTCAAGGATCAGAATAACTGA
- a CDS encoding cyclic nucleotide-binding domain-containing protein, which yields MDEITGLRQCLLFQELTDEEFMKITQIMSTDAESFMPGALICQKDAPGDSLYMVKSGKVQISLPSDQTDIILAELGTGKFFGEMSLLDKAPRSANVVALEQTEIFILTRKHIAYLVEKDPKIAAKMMLSLARVLSARIRVLNERIEGILSAG from the coding sequence ATGGACGAGATTACCGGCCTGCGTCAATGCCTGCTTTTTCAGGAATTGACCGATGAAGAATTTATGAAGATTACTCAGATCATGTCCACCGATGCCGAAAGCTTCATGCCCGGAGCATTGATCTGTCAAAAGGACGCCCCTGGGGACAGCCTTTATATGGTAAAAAGCGGCAAGGTACAGATAAGCCTTCCCTCCGATCAGACGGATATTATCCTGGCCGAGCTGGGAACCGGAAAGTTTTTCGGCGAGATGTCTCTTTTAGACAAAGCTCCCCGATCGGCCAATGTGGTAGCCCTAGAGCAGACCGAGATCTTTATATTGACCAGAAAGCACATCGCCTACCTGGTGGAAAAGGATCCCAAGATTGCCGCCAAAATGATGCTGTCACTGGCCCGGGTGCTTTCTGCCAGGATCCGGGTTTTAAATGAACGGATCGAGGGCATCCTTTCAGCCGGATAA
- a CDS encoding cyclic nucleotide-binding domain-containing protein — MTDLCDKTMDPQNSNSPVSISFWQKLTDKMDFAKSRPAIRPGCEEAHFVSRDGKEFYVLKSPGGDGYIRLSAKDHFLFTLLDGSRMVQEVLVEYFRKYGALAFSRLGTLVQELFKGGFLSESPKSFYGRLLKKIKLDKPLVKLIDFAKSLPRRQWPIANIDNGITGLYEKGFKLFYFRPVQMVAAVFSLAGFFMFAHLFRTGEYSLLKSSGSVVLGLAVLVLLNYVSIVAHELSHALACKHYGRRINSGGVIINTIFPSFYVDITDTWLLPKRKRILISLIGPFSQAFIAGIMSAVIILFPNLFINPLLYKFAFLSYLTVFLNLNPLLELDGYYVLIDWLEIPGLKAKASNFVKKQLWPKIKAKEPFSWQDKVFTAYGLGAIAWSVLALVIVGYFWRIRAQQIGSHFFNATSQQLRLMLLLGVGVIILAAMGAAYKKIRLMAVNLLKAFTDLIYRRPAIMAGVLFLLCLLSSFGYSYIRGWSAIVIAIIFALALGALSQRVYSYYKGSSLWLVLLGLLLAALGSLFIKIFPVGLRPAIWLTGSVALFAATYTQFSFSSLRRWRQWQRILWGGLWFGILVLVGYFHGMSTSRTLSIMLSSTAFLMLLSLVWHNMGSSLEYFWIYFLLGIISWNIILLFSLYNFGFLAALLLVFAVFWLYLIIKSARWLPENATFEPASSEKRRMRQAAIKIYRMSRSYFASFFGEGQARAMDDRLNLIMIERNWPIRLYGNGSEERFERSAGIVDRSRAFRGMLDEVLNYLSHEVGDYFARNTIKTAYQSLYWEEREIAQQYIMKDSQWAKDLAVANLKQEKRDAQNVIAGVARFWELSEEETTLFYSHLKEERVRSGEMIIRQGEQGDKFYIVKSGQVEVTISRKGEPDLMAAKLSRGDYFGEIALIKNVPRTASVKAVADCSLLVLERKDFESLMARKVDLAVRIDRLIENRGFLIRLPLFAEFAPAQVAMAASRLVPERYHPGQPVITQGEIGDSFFIIKEGRLDVLVTKGGQKNKVAELGPGEYFGEIALLLDVPRTADVVAGTECLVLRLHKDDFKSLLGEQLYFAKSLERTSSRRMSDTRHKVSS, encoded by the coding sequence ATGACGGATTTATGCGATAAAACGATGGACCCCCAGAATAGCAACTCTCCAGTATCAATTTCATTCTGGCAAAAACTGACCGACAAGATGGATTTTGCCAAGAGCCGCCCGGCTATCCGGCCGGGATGCGAGGAGGCCCATTTTGTCAGCCGCGACGGCAAAGAGTTTTACGTCCTGAAGTCCCCCGGCGGAGACGGCTATATCCGCCTTTCGGCCAAGGATCATTTCCTATTTACACTGCTCGACGGCAGCCGGATGGTCCAGGAGGTCCTGGTGGAGTATTTCAGGAAATACGGCGCCCTGGCCTTCTCCCGGTTGGGGACCCTGGTGCAGGAGCTTTTCAAAGGGGGCTTTCTTTCCGAAAGCCCAAAATCTTTCTACGGCAGGCTTCTCAAGAAGATCAAGCTGGATAAACCGCTGGTTAAACTTATTGATTTCGCAAAATCTTTACCCCGGCGGCAGTGGCCGATTGCAAATATTGACAACGGCATCACCGGGCTGTATGAAAAAGGCTTCAAACTGTTCTATTTTCGGCCGGTACAGATGGTTGCGGCCGTGTTTTCCTTAGCGGGATTTTTTATGTTTGCCCATCTATTCAGGACCGGAGAATACAGCCTGCTTAAATCGTCCGGCTCGGTTGTTTTGGGGTTGGCGGTACTGGTGCTCCTCAATTATGTTTCCATTGTGGCCCATGAGCTATCGCACGCCCTGGCCTGCAAACATTACGGAAGGCGCATCAACAGCGGCGGGGTGATAATAAATACCATCTTTCCATCTTTCTATGTTGATATCACGGACACCTGGCTGCTGCCCAAGCGAAAAAGGATATTGATATCCCTGATAGGGCCATTCTCCCAGGCTTTTATTGCCGGAATCATGTCGGCGGTAATAATACTGTTCCCCAATCTTTTCATCAATCCGCTGCTTTATAAATTTGCTTTCCTATCTTACCTAACAGTGTTCCTCAACCTCAATCCGCTGCTGGAGCTGGACGGATATTACGTTCTGATAGACTGGTTAGAGATCCCGGGCCTTAAGGCCAAGGCCTCCAATTTTGTCAAAAAACAGCTATGGCCTAAAATCAAGGCAAAAGAGCCGTTTAGCTGGCAGGACAAGGTCTTCACGGCCTACGGCCTGGGCGCCATTGCTTGGTCGGTATTAGCCCTGGTTATAGTCGGGTATTTCTGGCGGATAAGGGCTCAGCAGATAGGGAGCCATTTTTTCAACGCCACCAGCCAGCAGTTGCGCCTGATGCTTCTATTGGGGGTTGGTGTGATTATCTTGGCGGCAATGGGCGCAGCTTATAAAAAGATAAGACTTATGGCTGTCAACCTCTTGAAGGCTTTTACCGATCTGATATACCGCAGGCCGGCCATCATGGCTGGGGTTTTATTTCTGCTTTGTTTGTTAAGCTCGTTTGGTTACAGCTATATTCGGGGATGGTCGGCAATCGTTATCGCAATCATTTTTGCCTTGGCGCTGGGAGCTCTTTCCCAGAGGGTTTATTCATATTACAAAGGATCCTCATTGTGGCTGGTGCTGCTGGGGCTTCTTCTGGCGGCTTTGGGAAGCCTATTCATAAAGATATTTCCGGTTGGCCTCAGGCCGGCCATTTGGTTGACGGGATCAGTGGCATTGTTTGCCGCCACCTATACCCAATTCTCCTTCTCTAGCCTTCGCCGCTGGCGGCAGTGGCAGAGGATATTGTGGGGCGGGCTGTGGTTCGGAATTCTGGTATTAGTGGGGTATTTCCACGGGATGTCCACTTCGCGGACCCTGTCCATAATGCTTTCCTCCACGGCCTTTTTGATGTTGTTGTCGTTAGTGTGGCACAATATGGGATCCTCGCTGGAATATTTCTGGATATATTTTTTACTGGGGATCATTTCCTGGAACATTATCCTTTTGTTCTCCCTATACAATTTTGGTTTTCTGGCCGCCCTGCTGCTGGTGTTTGCCGTATTTTGGCTGTATTTGATCATAAAAAGCGCCCGTTGGCTGCCGGAGAACGCAACCTTTGAACCGGCATCGTCCGAAAAAAGAAGAATGCGCCAGGCAGCCATAAAGATATACCGCATGTCCCGCAGTTATTTTGCCTCGTTCTTCGGAGAGGGGCAGGCCCGGGCGATGGACGACCGCCTTAATCTGATCATGATAGAAAGGAACTGGCCGATTCGCCTTTACGGCAACGGAAGCGAGGAACGATTTGAGCGCAGCGCCGGCATAGTCGACCGGAGCCGGGCCTTTAGGGGCATGCTGGATGAAGTGTTGAATTACCTTTCGCATGAGGTGGGCGATTATTTTGCCAGGAATACGATAAAAACGGCCTATCAAAGCCTTTACTGGGAGGAACGGGAGATAGCCCAGCAGTATATAATGAAGGATTCGCAGTGGGCCAAGGACCTGGCCGTGGCCAACCTCAAACAAGAGAAACGTGACGCCCAGAACGTCATTGCCGGAGTGGCAAGATTTTGGGAACTGAGCGAAGAGGAAACAACCTTATTCTATTCCCACCTCAAGGAAGAAAGGGTCCGTTCCGGAGAGATGATCATACGGCAGGGCGAGCAGGGCGATAAGTTCTATATCGTCAAATCCGGCCAGGTGGAGGTGACAATCTCCCGTAAAGGCGAGCCCGATCTGATGGCGGCCAAACTTTCCCGCGGAGATTATTTCGGAGAGATTGCCCTGATCAAGAACGTCCCCCGAACCGCATCGGTAAAAGCCGTGGCCGATTGCTCCCTGCTGGTACTGGAACGGAAGGATTTCGAATCGCTGATGGCCAGAAAGGTGGATCTGGCGGTCCGGATCGATCGGCTGATAGAGAACCGGGGTTTTTTGATAAGGCTGCCGCTGTTTGCCGAGTTTGCCCCGGCTCAGGTGGCGATGGCCGCCTCCCGGCTGGTTCCTGAAAGATACCACCCCGGACAACCGGTAATAACTCAAGGGGAAATAGGCGACAGTTTCTTCATCATCAAAGAGGGCCGTTTGGATGTACTGGTAACGAAGGGCGGGCAGAAGAACAAGGTGGCCGAGCTGGGCCCCGGCGAGTATTTTGGCGAGATAGCATTGCTGCTTGATGTTCCTCGCACGGCTGATGTTGTGGCCGGGACTGAATGTCTGGTGCTCCGGCTCCATAAGGACGACTTTAAAAGCCTTTTAGGCGAGCAGTTGTATTTTGCCAAAAGTTTAGAGCGAACGTCAAGCCGGAGGATGAGCGATACCAGGCACAAGGTCAGTTCATAG